In Candidatus Binataceae bacterium, one DNA window encodes the following:
- the ribB gene encoding 3,4-dihydroxy-2-butanone-4-phosphate synthase gives MFGELVPRKKSTAPFISIEEALEEIRRGRMIILMDDEQRENEGDLCMAAELATTEAINFMAKHGRGLICLPMAPERIDQLGLSMMVGDNQAPLGTAFTVPITARRASGSGISARDRATTILQAVREDATGAEFVSPGYVYPLRAREGGVLVRSGQTEGGVDLARLAGLKPAGVICEILKEDGTMARRDDLVEFARIHGLKIVTVADIIEYRLRNETMVQRIAEARLPTHYGEFRACVYRNRIDSTEHLVLVMGTIDPDRPVRVRAHREYLPGDVFGYSPRNTRSLLQSAMERIASLGEGVILYLKRESDAIASDIDNGRAGVGARRNWHLPRASTHLSPPEADFRDYGIGAQILRDVGVRKMILLSDQAPRLANLPGYGLEIIGSERLSPADGEAVPGG, from the coding sequence ATGTTCGGCGAGCTGGTCCCCCGCAAAAAGAGCACGGCTCCGTTCATCTCGATCGAGGAGGCGCTCGAAGAAATTCGCCGCGGCCGCATGATCATCCTGATGGATGATGAGCAGCGCGAAAACGAGGGCGACCTCTGCATGGCCGCCGAGTTGGCCACCACCGAAGCGATCAATTTCATGGCCAAGCACGGCCGCGGCCTCATCTGCCTGCCGATGGCGCCCGAACGAATCGACCAGCTTGGCCTCAGCATGATGGTCGGCGACAACCAGGCTCCCCTCGGCACCGCCTTCACCGTGCCGATCACCGCGCGGCGCGCCAGCGGCTCCGGCATCTCGGCCCGCGATCGCGCGACCACCATCCTGCAAGCCGTGCGCGAGGATGCAACCGGTGCCGAGTTCGTCAGCCCCGGCTACGTCTATCCCTTGCGCGCGCGCGAGGGCGGCGTACTGGTGCGCTCCGGCCAGACCGAGGGCGGCGTCGACCTGGCGCGGCTGGCGGGGCTGAAGCCCGCCGGCGTCATCTGCGAAATCCTCAAGGAAGACGGCACGATGGCGCGACGCGACGACCTGGTCGAATTCGCGCGCATCCACGGACTCAAAATCGTAACCGTCGCGGACATTATCGAATACCGCCTGCGCAACGAAACGATGGTCCAGCGGATCGCCGAGGCGCGCCTGCCCACCCATTACGGCGAGTTCCGCGCCTGCGTCTATCGCAACCGGATCGATTCCACCGAGCATCTGGTGCTGGTGATGGGAACGATCGATCCCGACCGCCCGGTGCGCGTGCGGGCGCATCGCGAGTACCTGCCCGGCGACGTCTTCGGCTATTCGCCGCGCAACACGCGCAGCCTGCTGCAATCCGCGATGGAGCGAATCGCGTCGTTGGGCGAAGGCGTCATTCTCTACCTCAAACGCGAATCCGACGCGATCGCGAGCGATATCGACAACGGCCGCGCCGGCGTCGGCGCGCGCCGCAACTGGCACCTCCCCCGCGCGAGCACCCATTTAAGCCCGCCCGAGGCCGACTTCCGCGACTACGGAATCGGCGCACAGATCCTGCGCGACGTCGGCGTACGCAAGATGATTCTGCTCTCCGACCAGGCGCCGCGTCTCGCCAATCTGCCGGGCTACGGCCTCGAGATTATCGGCAGTGAAAGGCTCTCGCCTGCCGACGGCGAAGCGGTGCCCGGAGGTTGA
- a CDS encoding cytochrome c biogenesis protein CcdA — translation MSRYWRLQRFFSKKTSPSSPAGSNVWSRGALAAAVLAIAATAALSSPRPTKAEDSQNLPKPSEVVKIESLKLENPLKPGGSSRLEVEAEVLSGWHINSDHPTSADFIRTTLSVTPPAAVKAGAVTYPPAEEIAPAFSGGEKLSVFSGTMKFTAPLSASTAFRPDSNAEVAVTLEYQPCNDAICMPPAKVSASAPLGSMQPAAAAAPPHAAIQRAGLIAVAFGDGGGDSSGASSGVGGSNAPGSELANIFLAHGILIGLLAVLLGGLALNLTPCVYPLIGVTIAYFGNQGGGPRKIAVLACIYVLGIALTFSLAGVAVALSGGLFGAALQNPLVLIAIAAMLLVLAASSFGMFSLKPPQWLMKRAGAARPGYLGSLVMGLGMGVVAAPCIGPIVLGLLLMVERSASPLFGFTLFFTLAIGLGLPYIALALAAGHIRSLPRSGEWLAWVEQFFGFVLVGLALYFLDPVMRGWPMRLMPYYVVAAGIYLGFVTPAGRQWRPFLVFRSVLGTFCAGALIWMLTLAPAKPAMQLAFDPYDASVLQQALAANKPVVIDFSADWCVPCREMVRTTFRDPAVIKAASHFVRLQADITDSNNRNTKLALRYEIKGVPTTVFIDKHGRILKREVGYLNSRRFLADLREVDEMDGLPEVRAIPPSGYVRLAASS, via the coding sequence ATGAGCCGATACTGGCGCCTGCAGCGCTTTTTCAGCAAAAAGACCAGCCCATCCAGCCCCGCGGGCTCGAACGTTTGGTCGCGCGGTGCATTGGCCGCCGCTGTTCTTGCAATTGCCGCGACGGCCGCGCTTTCGTCGCCGCGCCCGACAAAGGCAGAGGACTCGCAGAACCTGCCCAAGCCCTCGGAAGTCGTCAAAATCGAGAGCCTCAAACTCGAAAATCCGCTCAAACCCGGCGGTAGCAGCCGGCTCGAAGTCGAGGCTGAGGTTCTTTCCGGATGGCACATCAACTCCGACCATCCAACGTCGGCTGATTTCATCCGCACCACTCTTTCCGTTACTCCGCCCGCCGCGGTGAAGGCCGGCGCGGTCACTTATCCGCCGGCCGAGGAGATCGCGCCCGCGTTCTCCGGCGGCGAGAAGCTTTCAGTCTTCAGCGGGACGATGAAATTCACCGCGCCGCTCAGCGCATCGACGGCCTTCAGACCGGATTCAAACGCCGAGGTCGCGGTAACGCTGGAATATCAGCCGTGCAATGACGCCATCTGCATGCCGCCGGCCAAGGTCAGCGCGAGCGCGCCGCTGGGCTCGATGCAACCGGCGGCTGCGGCGGCTCCGCCGCACGCCGCAATTCAGCGCGCCGGCCTGATCGCCGTCGCCTTCGGCGATGGCGGCGGCGATTCCTCCGGCGCTTCGTCCGGCGTCGGCGGGAGCAACGCGCCGGGCTCGGAGCTGGCGAACATTTTTCTCGCGCACGGGATATTGATCGGACTGCTCGCGGTGCTGCTCGGCGGACTCGCGCTGAATCTGACGCCGTGCGTTTATCCGCTGATCGGCGTGACGATCGCCTACTTCGGCAACCAGGGCGGCGGCCCGCGCAAAATCGCGGTGCTCGCGTGCATCTACGTGCTGGGGATAGCGCTTACGTTTTCGCTGGCCGGAGTCGCCGTGGCGCTGTCCGGAGGGCTGTTCGGCGCGGCCCTGCAAAATCCGCTCGTGCTGATCGCGATCGCGGCGATGCTGCTGGTGCTCGCGGCGTCGAGTTTCGGAATGTTCTCGCTCAAACCACCGCAGTGGCTGATGAAGCGTGCAGGGGCGGCGCGGCCCGGCTACCTCGGTTCATTGGTGATGGGCCTCGGGATGGGCGTGGTTGCGGCGCCGTGCATCGGGCCCATCGTGCTTGGGCTTTTGCTGATGGTCGAACGGAGCGCGAGTCCGCTCTTCGGCTTCACGCTCTTCTTCACGCTGGCGATCGGGCTCGGGCTGCCCTATATCGCGCTGGCACTTGCCGCCGGGCATATCAGGAGTCTGCCGCGCTCGGGCGAGTGGCTCGCATGGGTCGAGCAGTTCTTCGGCTTCGTGCTGGTCGGCCTCGCGCTCTACTTTCTCGACCCGGTGATGCGCGGGTGGCCGATGCGGCTGATGCCATACTACGTGGTCGCGGCCGGAATCTACCTCGGTTTCGTGACGCCGGCGGGGCGCCAATGGCGGCCCTTCCTCGTCTTCCGCAGCGTACTCGGCACGTTCTGCGCTGGCGCGCTGATCTGGATGCTGACACTCGCGCCCGCCAAGCCTGCCATGCAACTGGCGTTCGATCCGTATGACGCCTCGGTCCTCCAACAGGCGCTCGCGGCAAACAAGCCGGTGGTAATCGATTTCAGCGCCGATTGGTGCGTGCCGTGCCGCGAGATGGTGCGGACGACGTTCCGGGATCCGGCGGTCATCAAGGCGGCTTCGCACTTCGTGCGCCTTCAGGCCGACATTACGGACAGCAACAACCGCAACACCAAACTCGCGCTGCGATACGAGATAAAGGGCGTGCCCACCACGGTCTTCATCGACAAGCACGGGCGGATCCTCAAACGCGAGGTCGGTTATCTGAATTCCCGTCGTTTTCTGGCTGATTTGCGTGAAGTCGACGAAATGGACGGTCTGCCCGAGGTTCGTGCAATCCCTCCTTCTGGCTACGTGAGGCTCGCGGCTTCATCTTAG
- the gyrB gene encoding DNA topoisomerase (ATP-hydrolyzing) subunit B, with product MANKQSQDTYSAQSIRVLEGLEAVRKRPGMYIGDTAERGLHHLVNEIVDNSVDEALAGYCNEINVVILSDNQISVEDNGRGIPVDMHPTEKRSALEVVHTVLHAGGKFDRGVYKVSGGLHGVGASVVNALSEEFEVEVRRDGKIYSQRYERGIPRSKVEERAAPKGGKPSGTKTIFSPDPKIFPEVKFKYEIIARYLRDMAYLNAGLKISIRDERTGKAEEFHYEGGIAEFVESLTSGSETLHKVIRVHDQRDGVDIDIALQWTDAFHESNFAYANNIHTIEGGTHLSGLRSALTRTINTYAQKNNLFKNKEMRLEGEDVREGLVSVISVKLPEPQFEGQTKTKLGNSEVEGLVSGVANEKLGEHLEKNPSDAKRIVNRAIEAATAREAARKAKDLVRRKGALDSGSLPGKLADCQERDPARSELFIVEGDSAGGSAKQGRDRRIQAILPLRGKILNVERVRIEKMLSSQELRTLIMALGMGVADEKDVGRLRYHTVVIMTDADVDGSHIRTLLLTLFFRQFVEIIEGGHLYIAQPPLFRAKKGKQERYLKDEIALEDYLTDLGAEALTLQAGKGKEMRELHGAPLKTMVRRALQRERMYDGLARRSKERPIVEVLARLLADKRASDESFRTEKALREMAEAIVKELKSNLTFKVDPDSDGAFRAVFSHVQNGATPPTVADLALLRSGELREIRRLDADLEALKEPYKLKSGDEERTVESLKAAADAVLEAGRKGVEVQRYKGLGEMNPEQLWETTMNPETRTMLRVQIGSQEEAEEMFQKLMGDQVEPRRQFIEENALNVRNLDI from the coding sequence ATGGCAAACAAACAATCGCAAGACACTTACAGCGCGCAGTCGATCAGAGTCCTCGAAGGTCTGGAGGCCGTGCGCAAGCGCCCTGGCATGTACATCGGCGACACGGCCGAGCGCGGACTCCATCACCTGGTCAACGAGATCGTCGACAATTCGGTCGATGAGGCGCTCGCCGGCTATTGCAACGAGATCAACGTTGTCATCCTGAGCGACAATCAGATCTCGGTCGAGGACAACGGCCGCGGCATTCCCGTCGACATGCATCCGACCGAGAAGCGCTCGGCGCTCGAGGTCGTGCATACGGTGCTGCACGCGGGCGGCAAGTTCGATCGCGGGGTGTACAAGGTTTCAGGCGGGCTGCACGGCGTTGGCGCCTCGGTGGTCAACGCGCTCAGCGAGGAGTTCGAAGTCGAAGTCCGGCGCGACGGCAAGATCTACTCTCAGCGCTACGAGCGCGGCATCCCGCGGAGCAAGGTCGAAGAGCGCGCGGCGCCCAAGGGCGGCAAGCCGAGCGGCACCAAGACCATCTTTTCGCCCGACCCGAAAATTTTTCCCGAGGTCAAATTCAAATACGAGATTATCGCGCGCTACCTGCGCGACATGGCGTATCTCAACGCCGGACTCAAGATCAGTATCCGCGACGAGCGCACCGGCAAGGCCGAGGAGTTCCACTACGAGGGCGGAATCGCGGAATTCGTCGAATCGCTGACGAGCGGAAGCGAGACGCTGCACAAGGTTATCCGCGTTCACGATCAGCGCGACGGGGTCGACATAGATATCGCGCTGCAATGGACGGATGCATTTCACGAAAGCAATTTCGCTTACGCCAACAACATCCACACCATCGAAGGCGGAACGCATCTGTCCGGATTGCGCTCTGCGCTCACGCGCACGATCAACACCTACGCGCAGAAGAACAACCTGTTCAAAAACAAGGAGATGCGCCTCGAAGGCGAGGACGTTCGCGAAGGCCTGGTTTCGGTCATCAGCGTTAAGCTGCCCGAGCCGCAGTTCGAGGGTCAGACCAAGACCAAGCTCGGCAATTCCGAAGTGGAGGGCCTGGTCTCGGGAGTGGCCAACGAAAAGCTTGGCGAGCACCTCGAGAAGAATCCCTCCGACGCGAAGCGAATCGTGAACCGCGCGATCGAGGCCGCCACCGCGCGCGAGGCGGCGCGCAAGGCCAAGGACCTGGTACGGCGCAAGGGCGCGCTCGATTCGGGCTCGCTGCCCGGCAAACTCGCCGATTGCCAGGAGCGCGACCCCGCGCGCAGCGAACTGTTCATCGTCGAGGGCGACTCGGCCGGCGGCTCGGCCAAGCAGGGCCGCGACCGCCGCATCCAGGCGATTCTTCCCCTGCGCGGCAAGATTCTTAATGTCGAGCGCGTGCGGATCGAAAAGATGCTCTCCTCGCAGGAGTTGCGCACGCTGATCATGGCGCTCGGGATGGGCGTGGCGGATGAAAAGGACGTGGGCAGGCTGCGCTACCACACCGTCGTAATCATGACCGACGCCGACGTCGACGGCTCGCATATCCGCACGCTGCTGCTGACTCTGTTTTTCCGCCAGTTCGTCGAGATCATCGAGGGCGGCCATCTCTATATCGCGCAGCCGCCGCTCTTCCGCGCCAAGAAAGGCAAGCAGGAGCGTTACCTCAAGGACGAAATCGCGCTCGAGGACTATCTGACCGACCTCGGCGCCGAGGCGCTGACGCTGCAGGCGGGCAAGGGCAAGGAGATGCGCGAGCTGCATGGCGCGCCGCTCAAGACCATGGTGCGCCGGGCGCTCCAGCGCGAGCGGATGTACGACGGACTCGCGCGGCGCTCCAAGGAGCGGCCGATCGTCGAGGTGCTGGCGCGCCTGCTCGCCGACAAGCGGGCGAGCGACGAGAGCTTTCGCACGGAGAAGGCGCTCAGGGAAATGGCCGAGGCGATAGTCAAGGAACTCAAGAGCAACCTCACTTTTAAAGTCGATCCGGATAGCGACGGCGCTTTCCGCGCGGTCTTCAGCCACGTGCAAAACGGTGCGACCCCGCCGACCGTGGCCGATCTTGCGCTCCTGCGCTCGGGCGAGCTGCGCGAAATCCGCCGGCTCGACGCCGACCTCGAAGCGCTCAAGGAGCCTTACAAGCTCAAGAGCGGCGACGAGGAGCGCACGGTCGAGTCGCTCAAGGCGGCCGCCGACGCGGTGCTCGAGGCGGGACGCAAGGGGGTCGAGGTCCAGCGCTATAAGGGATTGGGCGAGATGAACCCGGAGCAGTTGTGGGAGACCACGATGAATCCCGAGACGCGCACGATGCTGCGCGTCCAAATCGGCTCGCAAGAGGAAGCCGAGGAGATGTTCCAGAAGCTGATGGGCGATCAGGTCGAGCCGCGCCGCCAGTTCATCGAGGAAAACGCGCTCAACGTTCGCAATCTCGACATCTGA
- the gyrA gene encoding DNA gyrase subunit A translates to MAETPNGNEPLRNEPARLNIEDDMRQSYLDYAMSVNIGRALPDLRDGLKPVHRRILYAMFREGLLSTRRYSKCAGVVGEVLKRYHPHGDMAVYDALVRMAQSFSMRYPLIDGQGNFGSIDGDPPAAYRYTECRLTRLAERMLADIDKETVDFVDNFDGSQQEPEVLPAQLPNLLINGADGIAVGMATNIPPHNLTEVCDALLKLLENPALTLEQVLDIIPGPDFPTGGLLLGRQAIRQAYLAKRGSLTIRALAVIETDKRSGRGSIIVREIPYQVNKTRLIERIAELVNEKRIDGISDLRDESDRDGMRIVIELKRDAEPKIVLNQLYKLTQMQQSYGIIMLSIHEGRPRELSLLEMLQAFLLYRRQVLTRRAQYEKRQAEARLHILDGLLIALKNLDAVIKLIRASKDAETARNGLMTQFSLTQIQAQAILDLTLRRLTSLERDKILAEHKETTDTIARLARLLGDEREMSALIASEIQDIRKEFGDARRTQIVEAEGDFSVEDLIVDEDVLVTVTHGGYIKRTPLSLYRTQRRGGRGKIGASTSETDFVEHLVPVGTHDRLMFFTSKGKVYELKAYEVPEGGRAAKGRSIANLLSLAADEQMEAFIPAPKETAGKYLFFATRRGMVKKTALDEYSNVRSNGLIAINLEEGDELVGVRITDGNQQIVLSTREGQAIRFKEEEVRAMGRATFGVTGMELESYSVKDGKNVVLVSDEIVSIATSREDETLLTVSGLGFGKRTAAAEYRLTHRGGKGVITMNVTDKTGKVISVRQVGSDDQVVLITDGGKVIRLDVSTVRITGRNAQGVRLVKLEPGERVRAVAGLAEPEEDETGGTANGANGAAADDDAEE, encoded by the coding sequence ATGGCTGAGACGCCCAACGGAAACGAACCGCTTCGCAACGAACCTGCCCGGCTGAATATCGAAGACGACATGCGGCAGTCCTACCTGGACTACGCGATGTCGGTGAATATCGGGCGCGCGCTGCCCGATCTGCGCGACGGCCTAAAACCCGTCCATCGCAGGATTCTCTACGCGATGTTCCGCGAGGGGCTGCTCAGCACCCGGCGCTACTCCAAGTGCGCCGGCGTCGTGGGCGAGGTGCTCAAGCGCTACCATCCGCACGGCGATATGGCGGTGTACGACGCGCTGGTGCGGATGGCGCAGTCGTTCAGCATGCGCTACCCGCTGATCGACGGCCAAGGCAACTTCGGCTCGATCGACGGCGACCCGCCCGCCGCCTACCGCTATACCGAATGCCGGCTGACGCGGCTGGCCGAGCGGATGCTCGCCGATATCGACAAGGAAACGGTCGATTTCGTCGACAACTTCGACGGCTCGCAGCAGGAGCCCGAGGTGCTGCCGGCCCAGCTGCCGAACCTGCTGATCAACGGCGCCGACGGAATCGCGGTCGGGATGGCGACCAACATCCCGCCGCACAACCTGACCGAGGTCTGCGACGCGCTGCTCAAATTGCTCGAAAATCCGGCGCTAACGCTCGAGCAGGTGCTCGACATCATCCCGGGCCCCGATTTTCCGACCGGCGGGCTGCTGCTCGGACGCCAGGCGATTCGCCAGGCTTACCTGGCCAAGCGCGGATCGCTCACGATCCGCGCGCTCGCGGTGATCGAAACCGACAAGCGCAGCGGGCGGGGCTCGATCATCGTGCGCGAGATTCCCTACCAGGTGAACAAGACCCGGCTCATCGAACGCATCGCCGAGCTGGTCAACGAAAAGCGCATCGACGGCATCAGCGACCTGCGCGACGAGTCCGACCGCGACGGAATGCGCATCGTGATCGAGCTCAAGCGCGACGCCGAGCCGAAAATCGTGCTCAATCAGCTCTACAAGCTGACCCAGATGCAGCAGAGCTACGGCATTATCATGCTCTCGATTCACGAGGGCCGTCCGCGCGAGCTCAGCCTGCTCGAGATGCTTCAGGCCTTTCTGCTTTATCGGCGCCAGGTGCTGACGCGCCGCGCGCAGTACGAAAAGCGCCAGGCCGAAGCGCGGCTGCATATCCTCGACGGCCTGCTGATCGCGCTCAAGAACCTCGACGCCGTCATCAAGCTGATCCGCGCGTCCAAGGACGCCGAGACCGCGCGCAACGGCCTGATGACTCAGTTCTCGCTCACCCAGATTCAGGCGCAGGCGATCCTCGACCTCACCCTGCGCCGCCTGACCTCACTCGAGCGCGACAAGATCCTTGCCGAGCACAAGGAGACCACGGACACGATCGCGCGGCTCGCCAGGCTGCTCGGCGACGAACGCGAGATGAGCGCGCTCATCGCCAGCGAGATCCAGGACATCAGAAAAGAATTCGGAGATGCGCGCCGCACCCAGATCGTCGAGGCCGAAGGCGACTTCTCGGTCGAGGACCTGATCGTCGACGAAGACGTGCTCGTGACCGTCACGCACGGCGGCTATATCAAGCGCACGCCGCTCTCGCTCTATCGCACCCAGCGCCGCGGCGGCCGCGGCAAGATCGGCGCCTCCACCAGCGAAACCGACTTCGTCGAGCACCTGGTGCCGGTCGGCACTCACGACCGGCTGATGTTCTTCACCAGCAAGGGCAAGGTTTACGAGCTCAAGGCCTACGAGGTTCCCGAAGGCGGACGCGCGGCCAAGGGGCGCTCGATCGCCAACCTGCTGAGCCTCGCCGCCGATGAACAGATGGAAGCGTTCATCCCCGCACCCAAGGAAACGGCAGGCAAATACCTCTTCTTCGCCACCCGCCGCGGGATGGTGAAAAAGACCGCGCTCGACGAATACTCCAACGTCCGCTCCAACGGCCTCATCGCGATCAATCTCGAGGAGGGAGACGAACTGGTCGGCGTCCGCATTACTGACGGCAACCAGCAGATCGTGCTCTCCACCCGCGAGGGCCAGGCGATTCGCTTCAAGGAGGAAGAGGTGCGCGCGATGGGCCGCGCAACCTTCGGCGTCACTGGGATGGAGCTCGAATCCTACAGCGTCAAGGACGGCAAGAATGTAGTCCTGGTCTCCGACGAGATCGTCTCGATCGCGACTTCGCGTGAGGACGAAACCCTGCTCACGGTTTCCGGGCTGGGCTTCGGCAAGCGCACCGCCGCCGCCGAGTACCGCCTGACCCATCGCGGCGGCAAGGGCGTCATCACGATGAACGTCACGGACAAGACCGGCAAGGTGATCAGCGTGCGCCAGGTCGGCAGCGACGACCAGGTGGTGCTGATAACCGACGGCGGCAAGGTGATCCGGCTCGACGTGAGCACCGTGCGAATCACCGGGCGCAACGCGCAAGGCGTGCGGCTGGTGAAACTCGAACCGGGCGAGCGCGTGCGCGCGGTCGCGGGATTGGCGGAACCCGAAGAGGACGAAACCGGCGGAACGGCCAACGGCGCCAATGGCGCGGCGGCGGACGACGACGCCGAGGAGTAG
- a CDS encoding MaoC/PaaZ C-terminal domain-containing protein, with protein sequence MPLDSSLVGTASEVVAADVDVAWTMAYAAGLGDALSCYLDTTREDGIVAHPMFSVAIEWRAMIQIIQVLSESGFPRAEMLRRVHATDEVIVHRPIRPPERLFTRATLAGIERRKAGAYQLTRFDTVDEKGAPVCTTWYGNLYRGVDVAGPDRPPPDAPAALAPSGNAAAAHASFAIPISPLAAHIYGACGRLGNPVNIHTDMATAKKAGLPGTILHGTASLAMAVSRAIAAEADGDPARVARIHARFGAMVLMPSAIEVQIFAREPSADGKTVFFEVLSADGGRAIRDGFVALRG encoded by the coding sequence ATGCCGCTCGATTCATCGCTGGTCGGAACCGCCTCCGAAGTGGTCGCGGCCGACGTTGACGTCGCGTGGACGATGGCCTACGCCGCAGGCCTCGGCGACGCCCTGTCCTGCTATCTCGACACGACGCGCGAAGACGGCATCGTCGCCCACCCGATGTTTTCGGTCGCAATCGAGTGGCGCGCGATGATCCAGATAATCCAGGTGCTGAGCGAATCCGGATTTCCGCGCGCCGAGATGCTCCGCCGCGTGCATGCGACCGACGAAGTGATCGTCCATCGCCCGATTCGTCCGCCCGAGCGGCTCTTCACGCGCGCGACGCTCGCCGGCATCGAACGGCGCAAGGCCGGCGCCTATCAACTCACCCGGTTCGACACGGTCGACGAAAAAGGAGCGCCGGTCTGCACCACCTGGTACGGCAATCTCTACCGCGGGGTCGATGTCGCGGGGCCCGATCGGCCGCCGCCGGATGCGCCGGCGGCGCTTGCGCCGTCGGGCAACGCAGCCGCCGCGCACGCGAGCTTCGCGATACCGATCTCGCCGCTCGCCGCGCACATTTACGGGGCCTGCGGGCGGCTCGGCAACCCGGTCAACATCCATACCGACATGGCAACTGCGAAGAAGGCCGGACTGCCGGGAACGATTCTGCACGGCACCGCCTCACTTGCGATGGCGGTGTCGCGCGCGATCGCAGCCGAAGCAGATGGCGATCCGGCGCGCGTCGCGCGGATCCATGCCCGGTTCGGCGCGATGGTGCTGATGCCGTCGGCGATCGAAGTGCAGATTTTCGCGCGGGAGCCGAGCGCCGACGGCAAAACGGTCTTCTTCGAGGTGCTGAGCGCCGACGGCGGACGGGCGATTCGCGACGGCTTCGTCGCGCTGCGCGGCTGA
- a CDS encoding MaoC family dehydratase N-terminal domain-containing protein → MPLESSLVGTRVGPATTEVDARWTMAYAAALEDYLPCYLDTRHADGIVTHPVFPVCIEWPAAIALHDKMRSSKLAHSEAARGVHATYDVTLHRAIRPPERLTTTLTLAAVQRLKPGAYELMRFETVDTQGRPVCTTWYGTIYRGVEVDGPDRPAADAPAPLKAPGAGDTARAEIPLAISPGAAHVYTECARIWNPVHTDSSVAAAAGLPAIILHGTATMAMAVSKIVAAEAGYNPERVRRIHGRFAAMVLMPSMATVRINSRTPASGGEAVSFDVLNADGSRAIRDGMVLLGE, encoded by the coding sequence ATGCCACTTGAATCATCGCTGGTTGGAACCAGAGTCGGTCCCGCGACGACCGAAGTCGACGCGCGCTGGACGATGGCTTATGCGGCGGCGCTCGAAGATTACCTCCCCTGCTACCTCGACACGCGACACGCCGACGGCATCGTCACCCATCCGGTCTTCCCGGTCTGCATCGAGTGGCCGGCCGCGATCGCGCTCCACGACAAGATGCGCAGCTCGAAGCTCGCCCACAGCGAGGCGGCGCGCGGCGTTCATGCAACCTACGACGTCACGCTCCATCGCGCGATCCGCCCGCCCGAGCGGCTGACTACGACGCTTACGCTCGCGGCCGTGCAGCGGCTTAAGCCCGGGGCGTACGAGTTGATGCGCTTCGAAACGGTGGACACGCAGGGCCGGCCGGTCTGCACGACCTGGTACGGCACGATCTATCGCGGCGTCGAGGTTGACGGCCCCGACCGTCCTGCCGCCGACGCGCCGGCGCCGCTTAAGGCTCCCGGCGCGGGCGACACGGCCCGCGCGGAAATTCCGCTCGCGATTTCCCCGGGCGCCGCGCACGTTTACACCGAGTGCGCTCGCATCTGGAACCCGGTGCATACCGACAGCTCCGTCGCCGCCGCCGCGGGCCTGCCCGCGATCATTCTGCACGGCACGGCCACGATGGCGATGGCGGTGTCGAAGATCGTCGCCGCCGAAGCCGGTTACAACCCCGAGCGCGTGCGGCGTATCCATGGGCGGTTTGCCGCGATGGTGCTGATGCCGTCGATGGCGACGGTGCGTATCAACTCGCGCACGCCCGCAAGCGGTGGCGAAGCGGTCTCGTTCGATGTTCTGAATGCCGACGGGAGCCGGGCGATTCGCGACGGAATGGTCCTGCTGGGCGAGTAG